In the Enterococcus rotai genome, CATTAAACGCATTTAATGTATAGGAGATTCCTGAATTTATCTCCTTGAACTGCTCATCCGATACAACCACTGTGGGAAAAGTATACCTCAATAAATCTTGTCCCAAAAAATCCGCGCGTACATCTGAAACATGAAGCTTGATTCCATCTGACAATGTAAAATCAGACCCATAGCGAATAAATCCGCCTAAAATATTTTGAATACTATCCAAAATAACAATGTCCTGTTTATTATGTAGCTCAATTTTTTTTAAATATGGATTTATTTTTTGAAATTCTCGATAGTTTGAAAGAGCTAAAATGTTTATTGGGCTTAGGTTATTTTCTTCAGCGTCCTGTCCAATTTTAAGATGAAATCGGCTACCCGTCAACTTATAATTCAATTTGACTAAAGAATCTATTTTTGTATCCGTTTTATTTTCGATTACTTGCGCTACTTTCTCAAAATCATCTTGTGCAACAATAAAATCTGTTGGTGCTGTAATATTTACAGAATTCATCCCAATTGTATAAAAAGAAGCCGCACCACCAATCATCCCTAAGGCAATTGCAATAAAAATCGTCACAAACGATAACGTATTGCCACTTCTTCTAACATGTTTTTTGGTGTTACCTAAGGCTAACATGTTTAAGTTTCGATAATAGTTGAACTTATCTTTTCCAAATAGATAGACAACTAGGTTCATTGTATAGTTAAAAAATAAATACGTTCCTACCATACAAATCAACATAATCGCTACTGGTGCAATCAAGAAACCTGCAAAACCAAACGCTGCTTTCATCAAAAAGGTTGCAAAACGAATCACATTATACGATAAAATATAGCCCGTCAGGATAAACACGATCCCTAAAACACTTAAGACAATCTCAAGAACAGACAATTTAGTTGAATTGGCCGCTCTTTTCTTCCTTTTACTAAGTAAATCTGAGACTTGATAGCGATAAATCAACCAGCTACTTCGAAAGGACACCGCCAACAGCATAAAAACAAAAACAATCCCTGTTTGTACCATGGATGGGATCGAAGCATAGAACAGACTTTCTACTTGCAAAAACATGGCTTTGGCCAAAATCATCGAAAATAGTTTAGAAAAAATAACGCCAAGAATCAGACCAGAAAC is a window encoding:
- a CDS encoding ABC transporter permease, whose translation is MIFNLSWKNFKGQFLNYLVYFVSMTFAVVVYYCFNAITYNRNLTNRVGQEIHIDSAMNLGGILVVVMILGFMFAANHFFLLKRGKEIGLYHLIGMRKEQISFLFFIETLILGAISLVSGLILGVIFSKLFSMILAKAMFLQVESLFYASIPSMVQTGIVFVFMLLAVSFRSSWLIYRYQVSDLLSKRKKRAANSTKLSVLEIVLSVLGIVFILTGYILSYNVIRFATFLMKAAFGFAGFLIAPVAIMLICMVGTYLFFNYTMNLVVYLFGKDKFNYYRNLNMLALGNTKKHVRRSGNTLSFVTIFIAIALGMIGGAASFYTIGMNSVNITAPTDFIVAQDDFEKVAQVIENKTDTKIDSLVKLNYKLTGSRFHLKIGQDAEENNLSPINILALSNYREFQKINPYLKKIELHNKQDIVILDSIQNILGGFIRYGSDFTLSDGIKLHVSDVRADFLGQDLLRYTFPTVVVSDEQFKEINSGISYTLNAFNVHTNDEEELVNKISEEVKPKWIAPVYYKYQWVDNQLLGYTAKTSQKAENEQSKEYSEDDEQEYWQLNYTNRFSELRYNRRAMGLFIYVAMFLGVLALIITGSILMLQQFSEAEKEKENYDLLKNIGIPKKEITKLVYQQNSIIFFPPMIIGVLHATFAIYVFSKFISSSGYWLAYLSCGLLILIYLAYYFLTSAIYSRIIHGKYRQ